One window from the genome of Clarias gariepinus isolate MV-2021 ecotype Netherlands chromosome 15, CGAR_prim_01v2, whole genome shotgun sequence encodes:
- the rbbp9 gene encoding serine hydrolase RBBP9, whose protein sequence is MPVKRVVIVPGNGAGDVQHSNWYGWSNKHLNKIPGVCSELRNMPDPVTARESIWLPFMEKELRCDEDTVIVGHSSGAAAAMRYSETHRVFGIILVGAYTSDLGDENERESGYFNRPWEWERIRANVKHIIQFGSTDDPFLPWEEQQEVADGLKAELHKYTDRGHFQNTHFPELISAVQKLITAG, encoded by the exons ATGCCTGTAAAGAGAGTGGTGATAGTCCCGGGGAACGGAGCAGGAGATGTTCAGCACAGTAACTGGTACGGCTGGAGCAATAAACACCTCAATAAg ATCCCAGGAGTGTGCAGTGAGCTGAGGAACATGCCAGACCCAG TGACGGCCAGAGAAAGCATTTGGCTGCCGTTCATGGAGAAAGAGCTGCGGTGTGACGAGGACACGGTGATCGTCGGGCACAGCTCAGGAGCAGCTGCTGCAATGAG GTACAGTGAGACCCACAGGGTATTCGGCATCATTTTAGTGGGCGCCTACACCTCTGACCTGGGAGacgagaatgagagagagagcg GGTATTTCAACCGTCCATGGGAGTGGGAGAGGATCAGAGCAAACGTGAAACACATCATCCAGTTCGGCTCCACAGACGACCCTTTCCTACCGTGGGAGGAGCAACAGGAAGTAGCTGATGGATTGAAGGCGGAGCTTCATAAATATACAGACCGTGGACATTTTCAGAACACGCATTTCCCAGAACTGATCAGTGCTGTACAGAAACTGATCACTGCTGGATAA
- the sirt7 gene encoding NAD-dependent protein deacetylase sirtuin-7, whose protein sequence is MKEVTNMEAQTEQVGLSRAERKALEKAKLIQKETQRNNFKLVAGILKKAECEQTEEERALLQRHQDTVQELSKRQARRNTLKRKQEELYDGEEDLKTKVKQLAEAMRQARHIVVYTGAGISTAASIPDYRGPNGVWTQLQKGRAIRHSDLSEADPTLTHMCIQMLHKVKMVQHVVSQNCDGLHLRSGLPRHALSELHGNMFIEVCVSCSPVREMIRLFDVTERTALHRHATGRRCPQCKGELRDTIVHFGERGTLEQPLNWKGAAEAAEQADLILCLGSSLKVLKKYACLWCMKKTAAKRPKLYIVNLQWTPKDDLATLKIHGKCDDVMRLLMEELGVEIPSYNRSDDPIFSLAIPLRQDEEDGHSRRTLTPLADLEHPETDSANQDEETEVQGGWFGRGYSKARKKRKSL, encoded by the exons GTGGCCGGGATATTAAAGAAGGCTGAATGCGAGCAAACCGAAGAGGAGCGAGCCTTACTTCAAAGGCATCAGGACACCGTCCAAGAGCTGAGCAAACGCCAGGCTCGGAGAAACACTCTGAAACGGAAACAGGAAGAG CTCTATGATGGAGAGGAGGATCTGAAGACCAAAGTGAAGCAGCTGGCCGAAGCGATGCGTCAGGCTCGCCACATCGTCGTCTACACAGGAGCCGGGATCAGCACG GCCGCTTCGATCCCGGATTACCGCGGACCTAACGGAGTGTGGACTCAGCTACAAAAGGGGCGCGCCATCAG GCACTCGGATCTCAGTGAAGCTGACCCGACTCTGACTCACATGTGTATCCAGATGTTACACAAGGTCAAAATG GTTCAACACGTGGTCTCTCAGAATTGTGACGGTCTCCACTTGCGCAGTGGGCTTCCCAGACACGCCTTGTCGGAGCTGCATGGGAACATGTTCATCGAG GTGTGTGTATCGTGCTCTCCGGTTCGCGAAATGATCCGTCTATTCGACGTGACAGAGCGCACAGCACTGCACAGGCACGCTACAGGCCGGCGATGCCCTCAGTGCAAAGGGGAGCTCAGGGACACCATAGTACACTTCGGTGAGAGAGGCACACTGGAGCAGCCGTTAAACTGGAAAGGTGCGGCTGAGGCCGCAGAGCAGGCCGATCTCATCCTCTGTCTCGGCTCCAGTCTGAAG GTTCTGAAGAAGTACGCGTGCTTGTGGTGTATGAAAAAAACTGCTGCTAAGAGACCGAAGCTATACATCGTTAACCTTCAG tggaCACCCAAAGATGACTTGGCCACCCTGAAAATACATGGGAAGTGTGATGATGTGATGCGACTCCTGATGGAAGAGTTGGGAGTTGAAATTCCGTCCTACAACAG ATCTGACGACCCCATCTTCAGCTTGGCCATTCCTCTCAGACAGGATGAAGAGGATGGTCACAGCCGTAGAACTTTAACGCCCCTAGCTGATCTGGAGCATCCAGAGACTGATTCAGCGAATCAAGATGAAGAGACGGAAGTACAGGGTGGCTGGTTTGGACGAGGTTACTCCAAAgcaaggaagaaaagaaaatcattatAG